A single genomic interval of Adhaeribacter pallidiroseus harbors:
- a CDS encoding PorP/SprF family type IX secretion system membrane protein: MKNIDMKLRLFILAMLVSCGALAQQKPQYTQYIFNGLVINPAYAGSKDVIHLNAFYRTQWTGLDGAPTTESFSIDGVTKSNRIGIGAQAVNDQIGAQRRTSATLNGAVKLNVSETGVLSLGVAAGASQFRVDRNKLSTIDPNDPTIINAETNVITPDLRIGLYFHSDRFYLGMSATDLIGTNREITFNTERNYFLTAGYVFDLGEHLKFKPSVLMKENFQGPTNIDLNAFLLVDNRIWLGGSYRTAANIFQNNFEATSLTTKDAVSVIGEIFLSPKLRLGYSYDFTLTQLNNYNTHEFSLGVLLFKKAETKMLTPQYF; encoded by the coding sequence TTGAAAAATATAGATATGAAATTACGTTTATTTATTCTTGCCATGCTAGTATCCTGTGGTGCACTTGCCCAGCAAAAGCCACAATATACCCAGTATATATTTAACGGGTTGGTTATAAATCCTGCTTATGCAGGTAGTAAAGATGTCATCCACCTAAATGCGTTTTACCGAACCCAGTGGACAGGTCTGGATGGGGCTCCTACTACCGAATCTTTCAGCATAGATGGGGTAACAAAGTCTAATCGGATAGGAATAGGAGCTCAAGCGGTAAATGACCAAATCGGTGCGCAGCGACGCACTTCCGCTACCCTTAATGGAGCAGTAAAACTAAATGTTTCCGAAACGGGTGTGCTCAGTTTAGGTGTAGCTGCTGGAGCTTCCCAGTTTCGAGTAGACCGGAACAAACTTAGTACCATTGATCCTAATGATCCTACCATTATCAATGCAGAAACAAACGTTATTACTCCCGATTTAAGAATTGGATTATACTTTCATTCGGATCGGTTTTATTTAGGTATGTCGGCCACTGACTTAATTGGAACAAACCGTGAAATTACATTTAATACAGAACGAAACTACTTTCTTACAGCTGGCTATGTTTTTGACTTAGGAGAACATCTAAAGTTTAAGCCTTCTGTCTTGATGAAAGAAAACTTTCAAGGGCCAACCAATATCGATCTGAATGCTTTTCTACTAGTTGACAATCGAATTTGGTTGGGTGGCTCTTACCGGACCGCTGCCAATATTTTTCAGAATAATTTTGAGGCAACAAGTTTAACCACCAAAGATGCAGTTTCAGTCATAGGAGAAATATTTTTATCGCCTAAACTCCGGTTAGGTTACTCTTACGATTTTACGTTGACACAATTGAACAACTACAATACGCATGAATTTTCATTAGGAGTGCTACTCTTTAAGAAAGCAGAAACTAAAATGTTGACACCACAATATTTTTAA